In Nostoc sp. GT001, a genomic segment contains:
- the fabZ gene encoding 3-hydroxyacyl-ACP dehydratase FabZ yields MSILTEVNTIDTTTPTSTEPQGINEITISSEIKTTFTSEEIQKLLPHRYPFLLVDKIIDYVPGKKAVGVKNVTINEPHFQGHFPERPLMPGVLIVESMAQVGGIVLTQMSSVEGGLFVFAGIDKVRFRRQVVPGDQLVMTVELLWVKQRRFGKMQGRAEVDGQLACEGELMFSLVS; encoded by the coding sequence ATGTCAATCCTCACTGAAGTGAATACCATCGATACGACTACACCGACATCTACTGAACCACAGGGTATAAATGAGATTACAATCAGTTCTGAGATAAAAACAACTTTCACATCTGAAGAAATTCAGAAATTGCTACCCCATCGCTACCCATTTTTACTTGTAGACAAAATAATTGACTACGTGCCAGGTAAAAAAGCTGTTGGGGTTAAAAATGTCACTATCAACGAACCCCATTTTCAAGGACATTTCCCTGAACGTCCACTGATGCCAGGGGTGCTAATTGTTGAATCAATGGCACAAGTTGGAGGCATTGTCCTAACTCAAATGTCTTCGGTAGAAGGCGGGCTGTTCGTCTTCGCTGGTATCGATAAAGTTCGCTTTCGTCGCCAGGTCGTGCCGGGAGATCAACTAGTCATGACGGTGGAACTGTTATGGGTAAAACAACGTCGTTTCGGTAAGATGCAAGGTCGTGCCGAAGTTGATGGTCAACTTGCTTGTGAAGGGGAATTAATGTTTTCTTTAGTTAGCTAA
- the lpxC gene encoding UDP-3-O-acyl-N-acetylglucosamine deacetylase → MRQHTLADQITQIGVGLHSGVNTQVRILPAEAGSGRYFVRVDLPDLPIIPAQVAAVNHTVLSTQLGKGEVYVRTVEHLLAALSSMGVDNARIEIDGAEVPLLDGSASVWTANIAQVGLVSQPVNNQVPLAITEPIWVYQGDAFVCALPAEETRFSYGIDFDLPAIGNQWHSWSLTAELENASASFATEIAPARTFGLLHQIEHLQKTGLIKGGSLDNALVCGPEGWLNPPLRFANEPVRHKILDLVGDLSLLGTFPRAHFLAYKASHNLHIQLAQRILDLGF, encoded by the coding sequence ATGCGACAGCACACTCTAGCAGATCAAATCACCCAAATAGGGGTGGGACTGCATAGCGGTGTGAATACCCAGGTGCGGATATTACCAGCCGAGGCGGGAAGTGGACGCTACTTTGTGCGGGTGGATTTACCGGATTTGCCAATAATTCCAGCCCAAGTTGCAGCAGTTAATCACACTGTTCTCTCAACTCAGTTGGGTAAGGGTGAGGTATATGTTCGCACGGTAGAGCATTTGTTGGCAGCACTTTCGAGTATGGGCGTGGATAATGCCCGGATTGAAATTGATGGTGCAGAAGTTCCACTTTTAGATGGTTCAGCAAGTGTATGGACAGCTAATATTGCCCAAGTTGGCTTAGTCTCACAACCCGTTAACAACCAAGTTCCCTTGGCTATTACAGAACCAATATGGGTCTATCAAGGGGATGCCTTTGTATGTGCCCTTCCAGCAGAAGAAACCCGCTTTAGTTACGGTATTGATTTTGACCTGCCTGCTATTGGTAATCAATGGCATAGTTGGTCACTAACAGCTGAACTAGAAAACGCTTCTGCTAGCTTTGCTACGGAAATTGCTCCTGCGCGTACTTTTGGCTTACTGCATCAAATTGAACACTTACAAAAAACAGGGTTAATTAAAGGTGGCAGTTTGGATAATGCACTCGTTTGTGGGCCAGAAGGCTGGCTAAATCCACCGTTGAGATTTGCAAATGAGCCAGTCCGTCATAAAATCTTGGATTTAGTAGGAGATTTGAGTTTACTAGGAACTTTTCCTCGTGCTCATTTTTTAGCGTATAAAGCCAGCCATAATTTACACATTCAACTGGCTCAAAGAATTTTAGATTTGGGGTTTTAG
- the lpxA gene encoding acyl-ACP--UDP-N-acetylglucosamine O-acyltransferase, translated as MKTLIHPTAVIHPKSELHHTVQVGAYAVIGAHVKVGPETIIGAHAVLEGPCEIGAQNQIFTGAAIGMEPQDLKFVGEPTWVKIGDNNLIREYVTINRATGAGEATIIGDGNLLMAYVHVAHNCVIEDQVVIANSVALAGHVHIESRARLSGVLGVHQFVHIGRQAMVGGMARIDRDVAPYMLVEGNPARVRTLNLVGLKRSGMDSADLLMLKKAFRILYRSNLSFKDALEQLELLGDSEELQHLRRFLLLSQMPGRRGLIPSKGKKGASDES; from the coding sequence TTGAAAACGCTAATTCATCCAACTGCTGTAATTCATCCGAAATCGGAACTTCACCATACAGTGCAAGTCGGTGCCTATGCTGTGATTGGAGCGCATGTCAAAGTGGGCCCTGAAACAATAATCGGCGCTCATGCAGTGCTAGAGGGGCCTTGTGAAATTGGGGCGCAAAATCAGATTTTTACAGGTGCAGCCATCGGCATGGAACCCCAGGATCTGAAGTTTGTAGGAGAACCAACCTGGGTCAAAATTGGTGATAACAACTTGATTCGTGAGTACGTTACCATTAACCGCGCTACTGGTGCTGGTGAAGCGACAATAATTGGTGATGGTAATCTGTTGATGGCTTATGTCCATGTGGCTCATAACTGCGTCATTGAAGACCAAGTAGTGATTGCTAACTCTGTGGCGTTGGCTGGTCATGTCCATATAGAGTCACGCGCTAGGCTCAGTGGAGTTTTAGGTGTCCATCAATTTGTGCATATTGGTAGACAAGCAATGGTGGGAGGTATGGCACGTATTGACCGGGATGTGGCTCCATATATGCTAGTGGAAGGAAATCCAGCGCGGGTACGAACCCTCAATCTTGTCGGACTCAAACGGTCTGGTATGGACTCAGCAGATTTGCTTATGCTGAAAAAAGCCTTCCGCATTCTCTACCGTTCTAATTTGTCTTTTAAGGATGCTTTGGAACAGTTGGAATTGTTAGGGGATAGCGAAGAATTGCAGCATCTGCGACGCTTCCTTCTACTTTCTCAGATGCCTGGAAGACGTGGCTTGATTCCCAGTAAAGGGAAAAAAGGCGCAAGTGATGAATCGTGA